In the genome of Deinococcus betulae, the window GGCGCGAGCAGAAGTCCGCCAGCGACTTATACCGCCCAGCACGCTCGCGCTCCTCCAGAATCTTGAGCACGGCAGCCTCGCCCAGACCCTTAATCGCGTACAGCCCGAACAGAATCTCCTCGCCCTGTACCGCAAAGTCGGCGGCCGAGCGGTTGATGTCCGGCGGCAGCACCTTTACGTCCATCTTGCGGGCGTCACTGACGTATTCCGCAACTTTATCGGAATCACGGCGCTCGACCGTTAAGAGGGCCGCCATGAATTGAACGGGATAGTTTGCTTTGAGCCAGGCGGTTTGATAAGTAATGACACCGTAGGCCGCCGAATGGCTGTTGTGCACCACGAGATCGTTCGCCACAAAGTTATGGGTGCCCGGCACTTCCAGATCGTAAGTCTGGGCCTCACCCGCTGGCTCAATACTGGTAATGGTGTCCCAGTACAGATCATCCGAGCAGGCGTCCAGCAGCGCCGCATCCTTGAAGAACTCGCCCAAGGTCTGAATCGTCGTGCGGCGGAAGCCTTTTTTGTGGGCTTTGGGCGCGCCGTAGAATTCTTTGGTGCAGACACCGGAACGGGTCTCAATCTCGCGCCAGCCCAGGCCGCTGGCCTGCTTGGCGGTCTGTACGCGCGCCTTGATACTGGCCGGCACCGTGTCGATTGTTTCGCGGCCCTGGGGCACGCTGGCGTAATAAGACCGCAGTGCGGCCAGTTGCTTATCGCGGCCCACCAGATGCGGCGAAATCACGTTCAGGAACTGGTCTATGCTGCGCCGCCCTACCAGATGCACGGTGTAGCCGGTGCGGCCTGCGGTGTCTTCTCCACGCGCGTACCCGAAATGCTTCTCGGTCACTTTGGCAACCATCCCCAGGCGCAGCAGGACATGGGCCAGGTCATCGGCCAGCTGCCGGGAGGAGGTGGCGGCGTAAGGCGTGGTATTACCCGCTCCGAACAGGAAGCCGTCGCCCGACCAGTACCGGCCTATCAGTACGGCCAGCGAATCGTTGTTGAGGCGGAAAGCGGCCGCAGGCAAAGCTTTTTCGGTGGCCTTTACCCCTGTCAGCCCCAGCCTTTCCAACCACAGCCGCACGCCAGACTTGCCACCTGCACCGCCGCGCACACCGCTCCCCAAATAAACATCGTGGACGTTCTGGCGCTCGGGACGCATCTTGACGCTGGGCCGGGTGTTCGGAAATTCGTCGGCCAGGGCCACCATATCGGCCACCTGCGCCTCACTCTGCGAATACAGATAGGCGCCGCAGGGGTGGCAGGTGTTGCCCTCGGCCAGCACCCAGCCCAGCAAGGCCGCTTCGTGGTTCGGCCAGGCCTCATTGCCCAGTTCGGGCAGGCGGGCAGGCGCGGCAATGCGGTCGCCCGGCCCCAGGTCTTCCACGTTGCGCCAGCCGTCCAGCGTCAGCAATGGGTGGTTGCCAGTGGCGGTCAGTTCGCGCCCCAGGGCCGTCCTGACTTTGAACACGGGCTTCACACCGTTGTCAAAGAATTGCCCGCTGGATCGCAGCTCCAGGCGGTAAGCCGCGTTGACGCTGGGCAGTTCAACTTGCTGACCTTCGCGGTACAGGTCCTCAATCCGGCGGAGCTCGCCGCCCGCCACCGGCACACGCGTATCGCCCGTCAAACATTTATTGAAGCCGTAATTTGCAAACGCATCGAGCAAATCGAAAAGTTTATTGCCCTCTTCTTTCGGCACACTGTTCTTCTCGGCGCCGTCTACAAAGATTTGCCTCTGCCGCTTCATCTCCTCGGCGTCTTTCTTGCCCATCGCCCGGCGCAGCAGGTCAGCGCCGCCCAGGGAGAAGCCCGCGACCTCCGAAGCGATCTGCATGATCTGCTCCTGGTAAACGGGAATACCGTAGGTTTCGGCCAGAATCTTTTCCAGGTGTTGTGCACTGGCCGGAAAGCCGTCGCGCACGTAGTCCACGTCTTCGATGCCGTGGTGGCGGCGGACATAGGTGGGAATGTTTTCCATCGGGCCGGGGCGGTACAGCGCCGACAGGGCGATGATGTCGGCCAGGCGGCGCGGCTTCAGGCGGCGGGAAGCGTCGGCAATCCCCGCCCCTTCCAGCTGAAACACGCCCTTGGTGTCGCCCCGGCTCATCAGTTCATAGGTCTTGGTGTCGTCGAAGGGAATGTCGTCGAAGGTGCCGTAGGTGGCCTCGAAGTCGGTGCCCGATTCCTTGAGGATGCGCTTGGCTTCATCCAAGAAGGACAGGGTGCGCAGGCCCAGGAAGTCCATCTTGATGAGGCCTATGTCTTCCACGGCCTTCATGTCGTACTGGCACACCATGCCCTCGCCGGAGGTGTCGCGCATGACGGGCACGAGGTCGGTGAGCTGCGTTTTGCCAATCACCACGCCCGCCGCGTGGACCGAGGCGTGGCGGGTCAGGCCTTCGAGTTTCAGCGCGAATTCGTAGGCTTCCAGCAGCTGTGCGTCTTCTGCCAGCAACTGCTGAATGTCTGGCACGGCGTCGCGCGCCTGTTCCAGGCTGTAGCTCTTGCCGAACTTGATCGGAATGAGCTTGCTGACCTTGTCTACCTTGGCGTATTCCAGGCCCATCACGCGCGCCACATCTTTCAGGCATGCCTTACTCGCCATCGTCCCGAAGGTGGCAATCTGCGCCACCTTGTCCTCGCCGTATTTGTCCTGCACATAGGCAATCACTTCGTTGCGCCTGGCGTCGTTGAAGTCAATATCGAAGTCGGGCATCGAGATGCGGTCGGGGTTCAGGAAGCGCTCGAACAGCAGCTCGAATTCGAGGGGATCGAGGTTGGTGATTCGCATGGCATAGGCCACGAGGCTGCCGGCCCCCGACCCACGACCCGGCCCCACAGAGATGTCCTGATCCTTGGCCCAGTTGATGTAATCCGCGACGATCAGGAAGTAGTCGGGGAAGCCCATGTTGTTGATGACGCTCAGCTCGTATTCCGCGCGGCGCAGGATGACCAGAGCGTGCAGGTGATGGGCGCGGGTGGTTTCCTCGTCAGGCTCGGACGGGTCAAGTTCAATGCTGGTGTCGCTGTCTCTCTGGCTGGCCTTGCGGCAATCCTCGTGCGCGTAGGCCGGCAGTTGGCCCGCCTCGGCCTGCGCCTCCATCCCTTCCAGTGACGGGTATTTCGTGTATTTCTCGCCCGCCGACTGGCCGCGCGTCTCCCAGATACTGCCCATGAAGGCCAGCAGGGTGAACAGGGTCTCCAAGTCGCAGGTCTGAGCGTCGCAGCCGTCCACCCGCTTCAGGACTGCTGGAGCATCCTCGCCCAATGCCTCCAGCGACCTCAGCGCGTAGTCACGCAGCAGGTTTTCCGTCGCGTGACCGGGATACCGCTTGACGGTCCCCCGGTAGGTCTGCACGCGCAGTTCCTCTTTCATGGTGCGGCCCTCGGGAATGGGCAGCTCGGGCATCTGGTACACACGCTTTTTGCCCACCGGCAGGTCCACATTGCACAGCTCGGCAATCATGGCGGTGTTGTCAAAGGGCTCCTCGCCCCAGTCGGCTACCGGCAGGGCGCGCTGCATTTCCTCTAGGTCCTTCACATAGAACTCGTCGCAGGGGAACTTGAATCGGTTCTCGTCGGCCAGCGTGGCTTTCGTCTGAATCGCCAGCAGCGTTTCATGAGCCGTGGCATCCGTCTTTTTCACATAGTGGCCGTCGTTGGTGGCCACCATGCCAATGCCCAGTTCCTGCGCCCACGCTCTGAGGATGGGGTTGTTCTTCTTCTGCTCGGGTAACCCGTGGTCCTGAACCTCGATGAAGTAGTTTTCCCCGAACAGCTCGCGGTACCACAGCAGGCGCTTCTTGGCGTCCTCTTCGCGGCCTTGCAGTAGCAGTTGCTGCACCTCGCTGCCCAGACAGCCGGAGAAAGCGATCACGCCTTTGTGGTGCTCCTGCAGCAGCTCGTGGTCAATGCGCGGCTTGTAGTAATAACCCTCGGTGTAGCCCCGGCTGCTTAGGCGGCAGAGGTTCTGGTAGCCCTCAAAGTCACGCGCCAGCAGGGTCAGGTGAAAGATGCCCTTCTCGCCGTCCTGCCCGCGCGTACGGTCGCGGCGGGTGCCCTGCCCCGGCACCACATAAGCCTCGTAGCCAATGATGGGTTTGACCCCCATGCCGGTCGCGTAGTTATAGAAGTGCACCGCGCCGTGCATGTTGCCGTGGTCGGTCATGGCCAGGGCCGGCGTGCAGCCCTCCGGCGTGACTTCCTTGGCCCATTTCAGCAGGTCCTTCAGTTTTGCCGCGCCGTCCAGCAGGCTGTACTGCGTGTGCTGGTGCAGGTGGGCAAAGCGCTTGGGCGCGCTTCCGCCGGGCGCCGTTGTGGGTTTACAGCACGAGCCGTCGGGCAGGTGGATATGGGGGGCAGCGGCGGCGTCGGGCGAGGTCACAGGGTCAGGATAGGGCGGAGGGATAAAGCGCACCGCGACGCGGCTCTCTTGACGACCCTCGCTGGCCCATGTCTGTCCTCCCAACCCACACCCTGATGAACTTGGCGGCCGGGGCGCGCCCCTTCACGTCCACTTCAGCGCGCCTGCTGTTCTACCTTTGGCCTTTCGCGGAACAAAAACCCGCAAGGGATCAGGAGGCCTGTCACCCACAGCGCTCCTCTGAGCCAGGAAAACCACTGTTCCAACTAGGCGGCAATCAAAGAGTCGCCGTTGTCGTTAAATCCGGCTACGAAAGAGAGGGCACCGTAACTCAGCACCACACCGCCAAAAGCCAGTGCCGAGAGCGCACTCAGGAGGCATCCAGCGGGTTTGACCTTCATGCCTATGACCCTAGCCAACCCCAGGTCGCGGAGCCGCCGCATCTGCCCAGCGTCAGGTTTTTGTAAGACCCCTGTAACCCCCGCCCCCGCACGCTAAGGCATGAGACCAGGCCAGCAGGAGCTGCGCTGGGCGTATCTGCTGTTCGCCCTGCTGGCCCTGGACAGTTTTCTGGTGGCGTGGCAGGTGCCGCGCCCCCTGGCCTTCTGGGTGCTGCTTCCTCTACTGGCGGTGCAGCTGATTGCCGCGTGGCTGGCGCCGCGCGTGGTCCGGATGGTGCGGGGCCACCGCCAGCTCCAGGAGTCTTACGCCGAGGAACTAGCGTTCGCCCGCCAACTGATGGAAAGCGTGGAACATGGGCTCACCGTGACCGATGAGGACGGCCGCTTTGTGTATGTCAACCGCGCCTACGCCCGGCTGCTGGGCACTGTGCCGGACAAGGTGCTGGGCCGCACCCCATTTGACTTCACTCTGCCCGAAGACCACGCCCAGCTGCTCGCGGCGCAGGCCGAGCGCCTGGGCGGCCAGAGTTCGTCGTACCGCACGCGGCTGCGCCACCACAGCGGCGCGGCGGTTGAGGTCGTGGTGACCGGGACGCCGCGCTGGCATGGGGGGCGCATCGTGGGCAACGTTGCGGCGGTGGTGCCCCTTCACGAGTTGGATCAGAATTAGTTAACGCTTTCAGGACGGGCTCTGCTTCCGGCAAGCCCCCTCATCTTCACCGCTTCTAAACTTGAGCCGACTACACTCAACTCTATTGACAGTCTTCAACTGTGGGCCTATGATGGATGGCAGTCAGAACTGCTGCCCACACGGCGGCAAATCCCCACCCTTACAGGAGTCAACATGCCCAAAGCCGTTGGAATTGACCTTGGTACCACCAACTCCGTTATCTCTGTCATGGAGGGCGGCCGCCCCGAAGTGATCGTGAATGCCGAAGGCGCCCGCACCACCCCCAGCGTCGTGGCCTACAAGGGCGACGAGCGCTTGGTCGGCCAGATTGCGCGTCGTCAGGCCGCGCTGAACCCCGCTGCCACCCTCTTTGAAGTCAAGCGCTTCATCGGCCGCCGCTGGGACGAAGTCAAAGAAGAAGCTGCGCGCAGCCCCTTCACCGTCAAAGAAGGCCCCGGCGGGTCGGTGCGGATTGAAGTGAACGGTAAGGACCTCGCCCCCGAGCAGGTCAGCGCCGAAGTGCTAAACAAACTGGTGCAGGACGCCAGCGCCAAGCTGGGCGAAAAGATCAAGGACGTGGTCGTCACCGTGCCCGCGTACTTCGACAACTCGCAGCGTGAAGCCACCAAGCAGGCCGGCGAGATTGCGGGCCTCAACGTGCTGCGCGTCATCAACGAGCCCACCGCCGCCGCGCTGGCCTACGGCCTGGAGCGCAAGGGCAACGAGACCGTGCTGGTCTTCGACCTGGGGGGTGGCACCTTTGACGTGACGATCCTCGAACTGGGCGACGGCGTCTTTGAAGTGAAGTCCACCTCCGGCGACACCCACCTGGGCGGCGCGGACTTCGACCAGCGCATCGTGGACTGGCTGGCAGGCGAGTTCCAGAAGGACAACTCCTTCGACCTGCGCAAGGACAAGCAGGCCCTGCAGCGCCTGATCGAAGCGTCCGAGAAGGCCAAGATTGATCTGTCGAGCGCCTCGGAAACGACCATCAGCCTGCCCTTTATCACCTTTGACCCCGAAACCCGCACCCCCATGCACTTGGAGCGCACGCTGAGCCGCGCCAAGTTCGAGGAACTGACCGCTGACCTGCTGCGCCGTGTCCGCAAGCCGGTGGAACAGGCCCTGGCCGACGCCAAGCTGGACGCGAGCAAGATTGACGAAGTGATTCTGGTGGGTGGCTCGACCCGCATTCCGGCTGTCAAGCGCATCGTGCAGGACATCATCGGCAAGACGCCCAACGAGAGCGTCAACCCCGACGAAGCCGTGGCACTCGGTGCTGCGGTGCAGGCCGGCATCATTCAGGGCGACTCGGCGCTGGGCGACATCGTGCTGGTGGACGTCACCCCGCTGACGCTGGGCGTGGAAGTCAAGGGCGGCATGATTGCGCCGATGATTACCCGCAACACCACGGTCCCCGCCAAGAAGACCGAGATCTACACCACCGCCGAGAACAACCAACCGGGCGTGGAGATCGTGGTGCTGCAGGGCGAGCGCCCCATGGCGAACGACAACAAGTCACTGGGCCGCTTCAAGCTTGAGGGCATTCCGCCCATGCGCGCTGGCCAGCCGCAGATTGAAGTCACCTTCGACATTGACGCCAACGGCATCCTGCACGTGACCGCCAAGGAAAAGACCAGCGGCAAGGAAGCCAGCATCCGCATCGAGAACACCACGACGCTGGACAAGGGCGATGTCGAGCGCATGGTCAAGGAAGCCGAGCAGAACGCCGCCGCCGACAAGCAGCGCCGCGAGAAAGTCGAGAAGCGCAACAACCTCGACTCTATGCGCGTGCAGGCGCTGGGCCAGATTGAGGAAAACGAAGGCGCCTCGCAGGAGGCCAAGGACAAACTCAAGGCCGCCGCCGACGAGGCCGAAGAAGCGGTGCGCGCCGACGACGACGCCAAGATTGACTCGGCCCAGAAGCGCCTGGAAGAAGAACTGCGTTCCTTCATGACGGCGGCGCAGGCCGGAGCACAGGGCCAGGACGCGGGCGCCCAGGGTCAACCCCAGGCGAACAAGGCCGACGACGACGTGATTGACGCGGATTTCAAGCCCGCCGAATAAGCGCACGTCCTCCGCACGACCACGACCACCCAGGGGAGAGGACGGCCAGCGCGCCGCCTCTCCCCTCCTGTTCTCCACTACTCTGGAACCAATGTTCCGCAAGCGAGGCCCCAAGATGACCGACGATCAGCGTAAGCCGGACGACACCGAGACCAAGACGATAGACGCCGAAACCGAACTGGACGTGCCCGAGACCGAAACCGACAATCTGGACGAGGATCAGGAGGCCGCCTTTGCTGGGCTGGACGGCCTGGACGAAGGCATGCTGGGTCAGGTGCAGGAAATGATGGCCAAGCTGGGCCGCGCCGATGAGCTGGAGAAGGAGAACGCCGACCTGAAGGGCCGTCTGGCCCGCCTGGCCGCTGACTTCGAGAACTACCGCCGCCGCACCCAGGAAGACGTGCAGGCCGCGCAGGGTCAGGGCGTCAGTAAGGCCGCCGAAGCGCTGATGCCGGTGTATGACGACATGGACCGCGCCGTGACGATGGGGGCTGCCGATCCGGCCAAGCTGGTGCCCGGAATGCAGGCCGTGCAGGGCAAGATTCTCAACGTCTTTTCTGGTCTGGGCCTGGAAGTCACCGGTAAGGAAGGCGAGGCCTTTGACCCCCAGTGGCACGAAGCGCTGCAGGTGGTGGCCGGCGACGAGGACGACGTGATTGTGCAGGTCTACCAACTGGGCTTCCGCATGGGGGACCGCCTGGTGCGGCCAGCCCGCGTGGTTGTGAGTAAAAAGGGTTGAGGGGGACGCGTTGATGGGTGATGGAGCACAGCAGAGGCGTCAGCCATCAACAGCCCGCGACCCGCTGCATGGGGTGACGCTGGAACGGTTGGTCACGCATCTGCACGACGAATACGGCTGGGAGGAACTGGCGCGGCGCATTCCTGTCAAGTGCTTTCAGACCAACCCCAGTATCAGCAGCAGCCTCAAGTTTCTACGCAAGACACCCTGGGCGCGCGAGCAGGTCGAGGGCGAGTATCTGAAACTGGGGCGCCGCGAGGATACCAATCCACTGATTGGGGCGCTGAAGGCCGGGACCCTGGGCGCCCATCAGACGGTCCCCAGTCAGACCAAAGCGCATGAGGCGCTGGGCTGGGCGCTGCGGCACGGGGAGGCAGAGGCCACCCTGGGGACCCTGCTGGGCCTGATTCAGGACGTGACGTTCTGGCAGGGCACCGCCCCCCTCCCGCTGCTGAACCTCGCCATTGACCGGGACGCGCCGCCCAGTTTCATCCGCGAGCTGCTGCGGCGCGGCGCTGACGCCAATGACAGCCGCTACTGGCTGCCGCTGCTGCATACGGTGGACGTGGAAGGTCTGGCGTATCAGTCTGGCCGCCGCGCGCCGCGTACCGATGTGCTGGACCTGTTGCTGACGCACGGGGCCACCCCGACCGCCGCTGACCCCAGAGGTCACACGGCCCTGGACATGGCCCGCACCTACGGCCTGAAGGCCGTCATCCATAAACTGGCCCCCAGCACACCGTCCTGACCCCTGGACCGACTGACGCCAGGACCCCCTGAAAGGAGGCGCCCCCCGTGGCCTACAAGGATTATTACGACGTGCTGGGCGTGTCGCGCGGTGCGTCCGACGCAGACATTAAAAGTGCCTACCGCAAGCTGGCCAAGCAGTACCACCCCGACAAGAATGCGGGCGACGAAAAGGCCGCCGAAAAGTTCAAGGAGATTGGCGAGGCCTACGCCGTCCTTTCTGACCCTGAGAAGCGCAAGGTCTTTGACCAATTCGGGCATACCGGGCACGTGCCGCCCGGCTACCCGGGTCCCGGCGCCGGGGGCTTTCAAGGGGGCGACTTTGCCGGCTTCGATTCCGGACAGTTCAGCGACTTCTTTCAGGGTCTGTTTGGCCGGGCTGGGGGGCGCGGCGGCGCGCCGGGGGGCGGCGGTTTCCAGGGGGGCGCCCAGGTCAATCTGGAAGACCTGCTGGGCGGCCTGGGGGGCGCAGGCCAGAGCCGACGCTTCGTGCAGAACGTCGAAGGCGAGCTTCAGGTGACGCTGGAGGAGGCGTTCAGCGGCTCGGATGAGGTCATCAATGTGGACGGCAAGCGCCTGTCGCTGAGGGTGCCGGCGGGGACGCGAGACGGCGCGCGGCTGCGCCTGGCGGGGCAGGGTCCGGGCGGCGGCGACGTGCTGCTGACCATCCGTGTACTTGAAGACGCCCGCTTTGACCTGGACGGCGACCACCTGAGCACCAGTGTGGATGTGCCGGCCCCAGTGGCGGCGCTGGGCGGCGACGTGACGGTCCAAACCCTCTCGGGCAAGGGCAACCTGAGCGTGCCGCCGGGCAGCAGCGGTGGGCGGCGCATGCGCCTGCGCGGCCAGGGCTGGCCCCGGCGCGACGGCACCCGAGGCGACCTGTACGTGAAACTCAATGTCACGGTGCCGGCCACACTCACGGACGACCAGAAAGAGCTGTACCGCCAGCTGCGTGAGCTGGGCTAAGGCTTAGGCGAAAGCAGGCCCACCCGCGCATTGGGGTGGGCTTCTTTTCGGTGGGCTACCGAGATGTAAGCCTTCAGCAAGCGCCAAGCTGATGCCTCTCAGCACGCCGCCCTCTGTCAATGTCGGGCGAGAGCCTCCATCAACCCGCAGCCGACGGCCTTTAAATCGTCGGCTGGCTGATGCCTTGCAGGGCCTTTTCATCGGCGCCGCCGCCCGTGCGGGTGGCCAGGTCGGCCAGGCTCACAATGCCGATCACCTTGCCTTCTTCGGTCACCGGCAAGCGGCGCACCTGGCGCTGGGCCATCTGCTCCGCTGCGGCCTGCACATCGGTCTGGCTGTCCAGGGTCAGAACGTTGCCGCTGGCGTAATCGCTGGCGGCACTGCCCAGGTCGTGTCCGTAAGCCACCGCGCGAATCACGATGTCGCGGTCAGTCAGGATGCCGCGCAGCTGGTCGCCGTCCATAATCAGGACGTTGCCAATGTCCTGCTCCCGCATCAGCGAGGCCACCTCTTTTAAGGTGGCACCAGCATCGGTGGTCGTCAGGTCGCTTGTCATGATGTCTTTGAGGGTGGTCATGCCCTGACGGTAGGGCGCAGTCACCAGCGCCCGCGTGGGAAGAGGCCTAAGAGCTGCCCTGGAAATCTACAGCCAGTCTTGAGTTAGGAGCTTCGCGCCAGGCTACCGATGAGCATTCACCTCTCCTTCTTGTGCCCAGCCCTGCGCCCTCTTTTCTGCCCTACAGCAAAAAGCACCTGGAACCGCATGGTTCCAGGTGCCTTGAATGCATCCGAGTCTTACTTCATCAGCCACTCGAAGGCGGTCTTGACGAGAATGTTCCGGCTGTTGGGGGTCAGCCCTTCCAGACCGAAGCCTATCGTGACGGTCCGGTAGTTGCCGCCGTCGTTGGCCACAATCGCGCCGGCATTCTCACCGGCATTCTGGGCGGTCACACGCGGACGGTTCTGGGTCTGCGCCTGGGTGTTCCCGCCCAGAATCTGTCCCAGCACGTTGTTGATGATGTTCACGGCAATCTGCTCGACTAGGCCACGCGGTTCCTGCACCTTCTGGGCCGCGCGGGTCTTGTTGGGGTCCACCCGGATGCTCTGGGCCGTGATGGTGCCGGCTGTGGCATTGGCCGTGCCCCACGAAGCCACCACGCTGCTGCCGCCCTGGTCAGCGATCACGTCGGGGTAGTACTGGTTGCCCGCGCTGCCCTGAGCGTTGAGGGTAAAGGCCGTGTTGCCAAAGGCGCCGCGCGTCACAAACTTGGCCTGACCGCTGCTGTCGGCCACAAAGCGGGTTTTCAGGGTGCCGGTGTAAAAGGCGCTGGTGCCAATATCATAGCCGATGTCCTGGCCGGTGATCATCAGGTTGCCGCCGCCCGCCACATACTGCCGCAGGGTGTTCTGGTCAGCCGCCGTGATGGTGTTCTGGTACTGCTCGCCCGTGGCCCACACCACGATATCGGCGCGCTGCATCTCGCTCAGGGGCACCGCGCCCTGGCTCTGGGTGTTCCACACGAAGGCCCCGCCGCTGACCGCATTGGCCTTGACGGCGTCACGCAGCGCAGCCGTCACATCGGCGCCCTGGCCCATGTCGTCGTCAACCAGCAGCACGCGAGGCTTTTTGCCGGTGCTGGGGGCCGGCGTAGGGGCCGGAGTTGGAGTGGGGGCAGGCGCCGTACCGGGGCGGTCTTTGATAAAGCAGCCCTTGCGTTGATTAGGCGCAGGGTCGCGGCCCCAGTCAGCCACAGTGCAGTTAAAGCCGTCGGTGCCCACGCCCGTCAGGTACTTGCCGTCGGTGCCGAACGCCGCGTCTTTCTGGCCGCTGAAGTTGCACTTGCTGCCTTCAAGGGCACACAGGCTGTAGCCCGCCGGGCCGGTGGGCTGAGCCGCTGGAGGGGTAGGAGTAGGCGTTGGGGTCGGGGTTGGCGTAGGGGCAGGTGGAGTCGGCGTGGGTGTGGGCGCCGGGGGCGTCGGTGTGGGTGCTGGGGCTGGGGTCCCGCCCGCCGTCACACCCAACTTGCCCAGGGCGCCGGGCACACTGATCTGGCCGTAACCCACGTTGTTGTTCTTGCTGCCGGCATTGCTGGCACTGGTGTACAGCGCGTTCTTGATGGCGTCCACGCTGGTCGTTGGCTTGGCCGAGAGCAGCAGGGCCACAGCCCCGGCGGCAATCGGACTGGCCTGCGACGACCCACTCAGGGCGCCGTACTTGCCATCTGGGAAGGCACTGGTGATTTCCACACCGGGGGCCGCGATGTCCGGCTTCACGAACACGCCCTTGATGGTGCTGTTCCAGTTCACTGGGCCACGGCTGCTGAAGCTGGCCACGTTGCCGCTCTGGTCCACGGCCCCCACACCAATGGCGTCCGGAAGGTTGCCGGGGCTCCCGGTGCTGCCGGCGGTGGGGCCAAAGTTACCGATGGCAAACACGGGCACCACGCCCGCCTGAATCATGTTCTGCACCGGCACGATAAATTCGTCGTAGGTGCCGGGAATCCCCAGGCTCATGTTCACCACGTCGGCGCCGTCGTCGGTGTCGGCGTTGTTGTCGGGGTCCAGCACATACTGCATCCCGGCAATTACCTGGGCAAAGGTGCCCTCGTTGTTGGGCAGGACCAGGGCGCTGATAACCGTGGCGCTGGGCGCCACGCCCACCGTGTCGCCCACCAGCAGGCCGGCGGTATGGGTGCCGTGGTTGGTGGTGTCGCGCGTGGCGGCACCCTGCACGCGGTCGCCCGCCGCGTTGAACTCGGCAAAGGCCCTGACCTTGCCGTTCAGCTGCGGGTGAGACGCGTCAATCCCGCTGTCGAGGTGCCCAATCTTGATGCCCTGGCCTTTAAAGCCGGCGGCCCAGGCCTGCGGCGCGCCAATTTTGGCCAGGTGCCAGGCCTCGCCGGGGGCAGCGGCGGCGGCGCTCAGGGCCACGGCGCGCTGGGGCTTGGGAATCTCGACCTTGAAGTTCTCGAACACGTCCGAAACAAAGGGCAGCAGCGCCAGCGCGCGCGCCTGCACTGGGGTCATGGGCAGGTAGATACTCTGGTCCAGCCACAGCTGCGTGGCCTTGCCCGAGTTCAGGGCCTGCCCCACGAAGCCCGCCACCGGCCCCAGCTGAGCCAGCTTGGTGTTCAGCTGCTGGCGCAGGTTCTTGAACTGGGCGCGGCCCCGCTCGTCGTTGGCAAACTGAAAGCGCACAATGACGCCCACCTGGGTCTGGTCACCCTTCTGGGCACGTTGCAGCAGGGTCGGGGACAACCGGCCAGCGCTGGCCTCGGACAGGCCGCCCAGGGTCAGGGCCGCGCCGAGCAGGAACACATTCCGCTTCATCATGCCGCTCAGGGTAGGGGCCGGGGCGTGACGCGCCCTGAAGAGAACGTGAGGAGACCTTGACCTCCCGTCAGGCGGGCATCAGGGGCAGGGGACGCTGCGCAGTGCCAGCCCAAAGTCAAGGCGGAGGGCCGCCTCATCTGCGGCCCCGTCTCTAGAAAGTCCAACTGCGCTCCCTGGCTCAGCGGGAGTAATCCACAATCAGTTCGCCCGTATCCACCTTGTGGTTGATCATGCTGGTGCGCTCGTAACTCAGCAGAATGCGGCCACTGGCCAGCTGTAACAGACTCAAGGTCCCTTTGACGGCCCGGCCCTGAATTCCGCTGCCACCAAACACTTTCCACTGAAAGCCAGAGCGCACTTCCAGGCCTCGGCTGGCGTCGTTGTTCGGCGCCACATTGACCGGCTGGGCGCTGAAGCCCTCGGGGCAGCGCATCTCACCGGTTTTCAGGTCAATGGTCACGCCACGCAGCACGCCGTTCATGGCCGGGCCGTCCCCAAAGGTGACGCGGTTGGCGTCT includes:
- a CDS encoding DnaJ C-terminal domain-containing protein, which codes for MAYKDYYDVLGVSRGASDADIKSAYRKLAKQYHPDKNAGDEKAAEKFKEIGEAYAVLSDPEKRKVFDQFGHTGHVPPGYPGPGAGGFQGGDFAGFDSGQFSDFFQGLFGRAGGRGGAPGGGGFQGGAQVNLEDLLGGLGGAGQSRRFVQNVEGELQVTLEEAFSGSDEVINVDGKRLSLRVPAGTRDGARLRLAGQGPGGGDVLLTIRVLEDARFDLDGDHLSTSVDVPAPVAALGGDVTVQTLSGKGNLSVPPGSSGGRRMRLRGQGWPRRDGTRGDLYVKLNVTVPATLTDDQKELYRQLRELG
- a CDS encoding CBS domain-containing protein, translated to MTTLKDIMTSDLTTTDAGATLKEVASLMREQDIGNVLIMDGDQLRGILTDRDIVIRAVAYGHDLGSAASDYASGNVLTLDSQTDVQAAAEQMAQRQVRRLPVTEEGKVIGIVSLADLATRTGGGADEKALQGISQPTI
- the dnaK gene encoding molecular chaperone DnaK, which codes for MPKAVGIDLGTTNSVISVMEGGRPEVIVNAEGARTTPSVVAYKGDERLVGQIARRQAALNPAATLFEVKRFIGRRWDEVKEEAARSPFTVKEGPGGSVRIEVNGKDLAPEQVSAEVLNKLVQDASAKLGEKIKDVVVTVPAYFDNSQREATKQAGEIAGLNVLRVINEPTAAALAYGLERKGNETVLVFDLGGGTFDVTILELGDGVFEVKSTSGDTHLGGADFDQRIVDWLAGEFQKDNSFDLRKDKQALQRLIEASEKAKIDLSSASETTISLPFITFDPETRTPMHLERTLSRAKFEELTADLLRRVRKPVEQALADAKLDASKIDEVILVGGSTRIPAVKRIVQDIIGKTPNESVNPDEAVALGAAVQAGIIQGDSALGDIVLVDVTPLTLGVEVKGGMIAPMITRNTTVPAKKTEIYTTAENNQPGVEIVVLQGERPMANDNKSLGRFKLEGIPPMRAGQPQIEVTFDIDANGILHVTAKEKTSGKEASIRIENTTTLDKGDVERMVKEAEQNAAADKQRREKVEKRNNLDSMRVQALGQIEENEGASQEAKDKLKAAADEAEEAVRADDDAKIDSAQKRLEEELRSFMTAAQAGAQGQDAGAQGQPQANKADDDVIDADFKPAE
- a CDS encoding nucleotide exchange factor GrpE — its product is MFRKRGPKMTDDQRKPDDTETKTIDAETELDVPETETDNLDEDQEAAFAGLDGLDEGMLGQVQEMMAKLGRADELEKENADLKGRLARLAADFENYRRRTQEDVQAAQGQGVSKAAEALMPVYDDMDRAVTMGAADPAKLVPGMQAVQGKILNVFSGLGLEVTGKEGEAFDPQWHEALQVVAGDEDDVIVQVYQLGFRMGDRLVRPARVVVSKKG
- a CDS encoding VF530 family DNA-binding protein; amino-acid sequence: MGDGAQQRRQPSTARDPLHGVTLERLVTHLHDEYGWEELARRIPVKCFQTNPSISSSLKFLRKTPWAREQVEGEYLKLGRREDTNPLIGALKAGTLGAHQTVPSQTKAHEALGWALRHGEAEATLGTLLGLIQDVTFWQGTAPLPLLNLAIDRDAPPSFIRELLRRGADANDSRYWLPLLHTVDVEGLAYQSGRRAPRTDVLDLLLTHGATPTAADPRGHTALDMARTYGLKAVIHKLAPSTPS